The nucleotide sequence CAACGAGAAGTCTTGAAGAATGCAGTTAGTTCACCAGTATTAAGAAGAGTTATTTCTTTTTTTACACCGCACCATCCTGGAAAAACTTTGAGTACTATTTTTTCAAATCGATAAGTTTTGTTCTTTGCAATGAAATTTTTATTATTCAAAAGTATTTCATATATTTTCTCGTGCATCGTTTCGATATTTTCAAGATTAATTTTATGAGATCCATTTTTCTCATGCCACTCAATCATTAACTTTGATATCATTATAATTCTCTGTGAATACATCAATATACAGTATTTTGCGTATACTTTCAATACGCTTTTGTTTATTATACCATTTTAAATTCAAAAGTAAACTTAATAATTTATCTGGAGTCAAAAAAAATGCAAAACAATTCTCTGTCCGGCGCACTCCCTTAATTGCCCCTTGAAGCCGAAACGACTTGATCACCTCGGGGCAAGGGCCAGGTCACGGTGCTGGGGCAGCTAACGGGGAGAGCCGGGTACTCGGCAGCACCGCCGGCTGAATCGGACATTGGGCCTAGGCGGCCCACCCTTGCGTTTTTGGAACTAACGAGACCAAACTGCAGCCCGCAGGGGAAAACCCCCAGGGCGGGGCCGTAGGGCGTGAATTTGGGGGGTCTCCGGGGAGCCGCAACAGGAACGGGGACGAAGGGCCGCCCGGCGGCAGAGAATCGCTGGACTAGAGGGCTGCCATGAGGCTGGAACTACTTGAAGAAATCAACTTGACGGTTTTAACGGAGTTTCCGCCGAATGATGACCACAAGGCCAGTGAGCAGAACAATCCCTTGGCAGATATTGGCAAAGACTCGGCGAATCAATGCCATTTTGTCTTGTCGAAGACACCACGCTGGGTCAGTTCATTTTCCTTGTAGCCGTCGAAGTTGAATCGACCGGGCACACTGCCGCCGTCATGACGTTTGGTCCGCAATACGAAAACCGCCACCAGGATGAAGACGACAACGGCAATGGCTACTACGATGATCCATTCCATGGCAAACTGGTAGCAGGCAGGGCCGAGTTTGTCACCCTGCGGTGGTATGAGCCCACGGCCAATGGGGCTCCGGCAGCATCTCCCTCTAGTCGGTCCCTAGACACGGCACAAGGTAATCAAAAAAATTTGTTCTATGGCTCAAACTTTTGTTGACTGCATAGGAACTCTGTGAGAATTTGGAATTAAGTGGAGGTTCCATGCTGATCACAACATTTCAGACAACCAATAATTACTATGCTTACTCTGCATGGACTAACGAGATAGCTCGTATTTCAAAAGAATTATATAATTTATTCAATAACGCAGAAGAGTCTGAAAAGAGGCGTAAAGGGATTGAACTTGGATTGCTCCCAATTGCGCCTATCCCAGTGGATGTCTTCTCTGATGAACGAATAGGTGAAGCTGTTTCAGAACTCATGGAACAAGGACCAGAAACTTTAATACTATCAGTAACAGATCAATGCAACTTCCGTTGTCGCTATTGCCAATTCTCCGGTGCATATCCTCAGTCTAGAGTTCATTCCAATAAAAAAATGACTTCTGAACTTGCAGTACAAGCAATTGATTGGTGCGCTAATTTTTTACGCACCAAAAGACATGTCGGATTCTATGGAGGAGAACCACTTTTAAGGTTTTCACTTTTAAAAGAAGCAATTAGACACGCACTGAGCACCTTCAAAGGAGAAACTAGCTTTGGCATAACCACCAATGGCTCTCTTTTAGATGTAGAGGTCATGGATTTTCTAGAAGAATTCAATGTTCATCTTTTTGTTAGTTTGGATGGCCCCGCGATTGTTAATGATAGATATCGGTTAGACTCAAGCGGACGGCCAACTTTCAATGTTGTCTGGGGTAATTTGCAAAAACTTCAGAATAGGCATCCTGCGTATTATTCCAAATACGTTGGATTTAATGTAACAGCTGCGCCGCCAGACCAACTCCCCCTTGTCGTTCGTTTTTTTGAAGAAAATCCTAGTTTCTTCAAAGATAAATTGTTCAATATTTCGAACATTAAACAAGGGAGTGACGAGATTTTTCAGAGACTTGAGGTTAAGGAACCCGGATCACAAATAAACTACCAGTGGGCTTGGGAGGCATTCCTTTCTGCTTGTATCCATAACGAACGGCCGCCGGATTATACTCGGAAAATTTGTGAGCCTCCGATGGCAAGAATACACCATCGAGAAATGGGAGCACAAGTTTCTTTTACAACAGATGCTGGACAGTGCGAGCCAGGATTGCGTTGTCATGTCATGACAGATGGCACACTCCATATGTGCGAACATATCGATCCTATTTTTCCCCTTGGTCGATTGCCAAGTGGTTTTGACTATGACTCAATTCGAACTTGTCTTCGCATGTTTCGTGAAATCATCAATGTTCATTGCCAGGATTGTTGGGCGATACAACTTTGTTCAAAGTGCATCCCTCATATAGTTGACGGAACTTCTCTGTCTTTAACTAACCTCTCTTCTTTGTGTAATGTTATTAAAAAACGACTAAAACGTGACTTCGCTCATTATTGCGAATCAAGAGAAAAAAATCTTGACTGCTTTGAATGGATTGCAAACAAAACCTATGATGTGAACATATGAATATTGAAGTTTGCAAATTACATATATTTTAACTATGCAGAATCGTTTCTTTTTAGCTTCCTGATGCAGCAAGCGCAGCATTACTTGACTGTGCTAGCTACTATAGTGAACCGAGATCATTAACCTTGTAAACGTGGAGGTCACAATGGGCACCAAGAAGCAGGAAGTTGATTTCGTGTTTTCTGGAACTCAGAAGGCAACCGTTCCCTCGAAAAAAAAGAAGAATTGCTCTTCGGAATGTGTTGGAGGATCTGCCAGCAAGGGTAACATGAGCGCAACAAATTAATAGACCAAACTGCATGTATATGTTGGCGGCCAAGTTCACAGTTAAACTTGGCCGCCACGAGATTTTTTATGAACAAAGCCACAACATCTGATCTAAATATTGCCCGAAGATTTGCCGCATTTTTAAAATCTTACACTTGGCAAATAATTTTCGCACTGACATGCGCACTGTGCTCAAGCGCTGCTGGAATTGCATTGCCATTACTTGCCGGGTCATTAATCAATAAACTTCAAGAAACAACACAGGTTTCTAGTTTTTTCAACCTCCACAACTTAGAACTGTGGAGTCTTGTTAGCGTGTTCGCTTTTCAAGCTGTGTGCAGCTATTGTCAAGTTGTTTATACCTCGAGAATATCGGAGGGGGTTGTTCGCGACATTCGAATCGCAGCATTTTCTGGGCTACTAAAAAAAGAAATGCTGTTTTTTGACCAAATTAAAGTTGGAGATGTGTCTTCACGTGTTAGCAAAGATGTGAATGATGTTCAAGAATTGTACACTGAAAGTTTCCAGGATATCTTTCTGAGTATTATTGAAATATTCGGTTCAATATCTGCAATGTTGTATATCTCTTGGAAAATGACGTTATTAACTTTGTGTGTTGCCCCGCTCTCTGCAGCGCTTGTTTTGTATTATCGCAATCGTTTTCGGATGTTGGCAAGATCGCAAGCTAGACTCATGGGTGATATCAGTTCGCACGCGCAAGAAGCTTCAACCCATATACGTATTATCAGAGCATTTGGAGCCGAGACTGTCGAACTAAAAAGAATGCTATCTGTTTGCGACAAATTTTACACTTCAGGTATTTCTTTAGCGAAAGTTTTTGCATCTCAGACTGTAGCAAGTCGCGTTCTTGTATGGGTAGCTATTTTTTTTGTGATGCTCTACGGATTTTATTTAATAGCTCTAGGAGACATGAATAGCGGGCAGCTTGTTGCATTTTTGATATTGGCTTATAAGTCAACGCAGCCCGTACTGCACGTAAGTTACATTGTAAACAATATGCAAAGGAGTCTAGCCGCAGCAAGCCGCGTCTATTCTCTGCTTGAAGACAACTTACCTAGTCGGTCATTGAATCAGCCATTGTCTTTTGTGCCATTTAATCCCCAGGGACAGATATCGTTTGATCGGGTGAATTTTTCTTATTGTGGTGAAGATGTTTTGAATGATGTAGTTTTTTCGGTCGACAAAGGTGAGTTTGTAGCTTTAGTTGGACCATCTGGAGCAGGAAAGACTACGATACTTAAACTGTTGCTTGGATTTTATTCTCCTTCGAGTGGACGAATTTTACTTGACGACGTCGACATATCAAGAGTTGACCCTGCTATATTGCGCTCGGCGATAGCATATGTTCCACAAGAATCTATGCTTTTCAATAGAAGTATATATGAGAACATAGCATATGGAAACAACTCAGCGTCTTTTGCAGAGATTGAAAGCGCTGCTAAAAATGCAGGGGCTCTCGACTTTATAAGAACATTACCTCAAGGTTTTGACACCATGGTTGGCGAACTTGGCGCTAGACTCTCTGGCGGCGAGCGACAAAGAATAGTGCTTGGAAGAGCTTTTTTACGAAATCCAAAAATATTGCTACTGGATGAACCGACTTCAAATCTAGACTCTAACAATGAAGCATTGCTTAAAGATAACATTAAAGAACTGGCAAAAGGTCGAACGACTGTCATGGTCGCACACAGGTTCTCGACAATAGAACATGCAGATCGTGTTATTGTCATAAATTCAGGACGTGTCATAGAATCAGGAAGCCCTCAGCAACTTATACAGCAACGCGGATTGTTCTATCAAATGAGAATGTCGTCATCTAAGATAGAAGACTTACCCATGCCTGCTGTGAGTGTTGCAGATTGAAAGGTCAGAGGTGGCTGTCCTGAAAGCCCCCCTGAAATAACACATACGATCACGAATACTCAATAAATACTCGTAATTATAGTTTTCGGCCAAACGAACAATGCAGCGCGACCCTACTCCCCTCAACGCGATCCACCCAACGCGCAGATGTCTGCGCACCATATGGTGCCTCACCACACCCTCATTTTTCGGTTCATTTCGCCCGCCCAGCCCAGCCCCAGTATCCCAAAATTTTAAATTTCGACGAATACGACGCATCTTTTTGAAATCACTTATGATTCACACATAACTTGCGCTCAAAATCTTTCAAAACGTGTCAACACACTGAAATTAATGAGTATAGCGGAACATCCTGCGCCGCCGTGGCCACTGGAAAGGAAAAGCAGGCAAAGAAGAGGATTGCGGATAAAACGAATACTATATCACGTTTAAATACGGTCTGAACCTAAAACAGCGCACTCAATCCTGGCAGTTCTTTCATCAATAGACTTCAAGACAAGGTCGTCTAGGACAATGGTTTCTCGAGATTTAATCTCATTTTGAACAGTCAAGAACGACCTATTAATCATACCGCCATCGGCAGCTATCTCCACACACGATATTTCGATGTTCTTATGAACCTTACCGGTTAAATTAGTCAACTGTATACGAGCTAAAGTTTTTTCCTGACATTGAGCAACATCCATTACCAAGGAAACATCCAACGCCCCTTTTCTTTCAGCCAATCCGACACTGCAAGCACTGACAACGGCGGTCTCAATTCTTATCCCATCATCCAATACCGCCTTAGCCTTAGGACTACCCAGAAACTTACCAATCAAACTATTATCAAACCCTGAAAATACAGCAAAAACAGCAACAACTGACACCAAAACAACCCCAAACAAATAAACACTGGCATCATTTTGCGATGAAATTTTAAAAACTTTCTTCATATTTAAACATTCCTATCGGGAATAAAATCATGCAAATAAACACAATTTTAAAATTTTTAGCAACCATAATTCCATCAACACTCAACGGCCGACAGATTCGTAACACATTTGACCAGAATGTTGCATATCTTTATCAAAAAAATCATCACATCTATACAAATTTTTACTGCGAGACTTATCATTTTCATGATATACAATCACTTCAATTAATGTAGTTATCAATTGTCGACCATCTGGCCAACTTAAACCACTTGTGCCAACAATTTTAGATTCAAATTTTGATTGAATTTTATCTAAATGACTACAGCTTCCGTATTTATAAATATCATTCAATTTACACCCAGGCAGCGAACTCCATGATTTTTCTTGAGCATACACAAAAGATATGTTGATTACTAAAAAATTGAACAACAAGAATATAAATGTCCGCATTGCTTTACTCCTGAAGATACTTTGTGTCCAAATAGCCATAGGCAGCAAACAACCACACAGATACGCTCTTATACGAACACATTCAACGAGATTTCCGAAGACTAATAAGACAACCAACGCCTATTTCAAGATCTAAATCCACCTAAAACAATCACCACTACCGTGAACTGCTAATTGAAAACTTTCTATCCACCTCAAGTGCTGAAGCAAGACCTTTAGAATTAGTACGTTCAGTCTCTTTTTCTTTCAAATCAATCACTCCAATCCTCTCCCCATTCTCTCCACAAAGAACAATACGCCCCCCGTCTTCGAGCGTAACCATCCGTACTTCGGGATTAAAAGCGTTTATTCCAAGCTCCTGAGACCAGACACTCTCTGGTGCCAAACAAATACAAAGAACCATACTGAAAAAATAGAGAAATATGAACACTATTAGGGCCTTTGATGAGTTCTCTACAAGCGGGCAAAATGCCCTCACTGATTTGCCTTGTGCTCATAGAAAACGCAACGAAGAATTTGCAGCCGCATTCCTAACGCAAAATGAATCGGTGCGCATAGCGGACAACACAGGGTAATGTCATTCCCGATGAATCCCCTACCCCGACGCGCAGACGTCTGCGCACGCATGGTACCTCACTGACCACTCATTATCCGGTTCATTTTCGACTTATCGGCCCGCCAGCCCCGGCTGTCCCAAAGTATCAGAATTCGACGAATTTGACGCATCAATATAAAATTATTGACGATCCACACATAACTTCCGTTCAAAATCTTTCAAACAGTTTCAACGCACTGAAATTACAGAGTATATCATAATAATTCTGCGCCGCCGTGGTCACAGGAAAGGATAAGCAGGCAGGGGGGAGGATTGCGGATAAATCGGGTCCGCCAACGATGCCAACAGGCATGACCCGCTGAACATAGAAAAGGGGCCAGGACTTTGACGTCCTAACCCCTTGAAATCATGGAGCCAGCATGGAGACTCGAACTCCAGACCTGCTGATTACGAAAACATAAACTTTGGCTAATCAGTTGATTTTATTGGTATCAATAAATTGATTTGTTGGCGGCCAGCCAACAAAATATCCTTGCGCGGCATTGAGCATTTGGCGCTCTTTTGGTAATTGTTTGGCGAATGCTTTGGCGTTCTATCCGGTCACTTCTTTAACTGTACTTGCCAACAAACAACACCTATGAAGCCAAACAAGCCGAAAGTAGCAACTTTGGATGAAGTGTCCATCACGCGAGATGGAGAGTATGCTTATATCGAATTCTTGGACAAAACTATTGGCTCTGTCTCTTTAAAAATTGGACAAAACATTACAAGCATGAGCGATAGCGACATTCTCGCTCTTCACAACTCCCTACTGAACAGGATGTATGAATTCAGAAAGCAATGCGAATATATCGCAGCAGAGGTGCCTCCTGGAAAACCTCAAATTAGATATGAGTCAAGAAGCAACCAATGGGTTCCTGAAGGAGATGTACTAAGATGTCTCATTGAAGACGAAGGGACTGAATTTGAAACTACTATAAGAATAGACGACCATGAGTTGTCACTTGAAGAATTTGGAAGACTCCTCTTGGTGTACAATGGGTGGGGTATGCGAATCGTCTTTGTGCCTGACGATGAAATTGATAAAACTCCTAAGATAGAAATGAAGTCCGCAATTAAGAAATCCAATTCTAAAAAAGTTGCGCCGCTAAAGCAGTTCTTGGGCAAATGGCGTATCGTTTGGATGGAAAGCTGGGACCAGGACTATGTTGACATGGAAGAGCCGGGTTTCATTAGCTTCGAATCTAAAAACAATGGTGAATTCCATTTTGGTAACGTACATGCCAGTATAGACTGTCAATTGTCTGAGTTTGCAAATGAACAGCGACTAGAATTCTCTTGGGTTGGTCATGATGAAATGGATGAAGTAAGCGGGCGCGGGTGGGTGTCGCTAAAAAATGATGGAACGCTTTCTGGGCACATCTTTATACATGGCGGCGAAAATTCATCATTTTCAGCAAAAAAATTCAAATCTTTGAAAAACAACAAAATTAACTAGATTAATTACAGCAAATCTATTTTGTTGACCTAAAAAATGGCGAACACCTTTGTTTAGATGTTCGCCAATATCATTACGGCACGTAGGTCATCTTGCTACAAATTGCATCAACTAATCTTTTGTGTGCATATTCTGGGCTCGGACTTTTTGTGCATTTAATTCTAAAATCATCATTTTCAATTTTTTTATTGCTTTCAGTCTGAATTTCTGTTGGTGATTTATGGTTTATGCCATTGGAAGTGTCGCTACCTGATTCGCCTGGACGTCTTCCCCAGAACCGTTCATAGTACTTCTTTGTAAGCAGACTATATAGTCCATCTTCAAAGTCACCAATACTGTACTTGTGTTTGTTTGGCAAGTAGTCATTCAAATAACATTCTAAACAAAAATATGACTTAGCACATCTTGGTTGGTAGTCTTTGCCACACAGAATACAAGTTTGAGTTTTCATTTGAGCTTTCATAGTAGTCCTCTCTTTGTGGTATGTATAAATAATAAATTCGCTAGATTTTCTTTGACTTAGCAAGGCATCAGTCGACTTCTGACGCCTTGCATTAACCATCACCGCTTAAAGTTCAGACATCAATTCTTCGACAGCATCTCTGATGAAATCCTTGAAATCGCGTTCGCCAGTAATTAGCATTAACTTCATTCTTATTCCTTCCTTGTATTTTTCATAATTTAAACTGTTTGACGAATTGTCGTCACAACAAACAGCATTGCTGTAGTTTTCTATGTTTCGATAAAACATAATTCTTCCTGTTGACAAGCAAATTTTTACTCATACTGTAATATTATAGCTACATTAATTCAGGCAACAAACTAACTGCCCGTTCTTTTTCACCTTCAAGACAATGATAGTAATGGCTCGTTGTCGTAGATATCATTGAATGGCCTAGTAACTTTGACACCGCAGCGAGGTCAGCACCCTTGCTCAGCATGGTTGTAGCAAAGAGGTGTCTTAAATCATACATTCTGACAGGGTAAGTTATTCCAGCCCGCTCACACGCTCTTCGGAAACCTTTACGGATCATGCCAATTGGCTGACCACGCCATTCGATAACGTAACCTGACTGCGATTCAGTCTTTACTTCTTTCATCTTACCAAGGAGAGTTGGGGAGATCGGAACGACCCGATAGGTTCTTGTCTTGCTGGCATAGATTTTTGCGATGCCTTTATCGAAGTCGATGTGATCCCATTTCAAGGCAAGAAGCTCTGATTCACCAGGACGCGTCCCCAGGCTGAAGCAAACTTCCATGGCCCACCTGACATGCGGTTCAGCGTGGTCCATGATCCTTTTAACGTCATCGACGGTCAACTGGACATCTCGGGGCTTCTCTCTTGATTTCTTCCTGCCCTTCATGGGGTTGACCGTGGTCAACCCGGTAGTGACACCGAAATTGAAGATGGCGTTGACGTAGTCGCCATAGCGGTTCACTGTCGGCTGTGACCGAGGGCGGTTCTGTTTCCCGTTGGTCTCCTGGAAGAACTGGATGAACGGCACCATGTCGTCAATGTAGGTCATCGAGTTCACCACCCGGTCGCCGATGATCGGATTGAACTGGTTGTCGATCATTTTTGCCAACTTCTTGGTATTGTTCTCAGTTCTGCCCGACACCTTGAGGTGAGCCAGGTATTTCCCAGCTAGCTCTCGAAAGGTCATCCCTTGGCCGGACTGAATAGTCTTCTCCGGTAAAGTGATCTCTTCAATCATCTTTACTGGTGCGGGGGCTGGCGAACTGATCAGATCAGTCGGCGGCAGTGGCAATGCCGTACACAGCTTTTTGGCATCACTGACAGCTTTGTTGAAAGCTTCAGCCTGGGCATAAGCCTCTTCACCACGGCCAAATGATTTGTCTCGCCTTTTCCCTGTTTCATCATGATAAAAGACCATCCACCGTCCATCTCGGTCATAAACACCCATAGAATTCCTCCGAAAAGTCAATACGATCAATAGAGTTTTCAAAAATAGCAATAAACAGCAGTTTTCAAAAATATGTTTCAAACAAATCAAAGGGCTCAAAAGCCCTTTGAAGGAAGTGGTTAAATTGTATTCATCAATATTTCTTCGACTTCCTCCTCTTGCACTCCAAGATACCTTCGAGTGATCGAAGGACTGGAATGGTTTAAGCGTTTCGCTAGAACTTCCCAGGATACTCCGAATGCCTTTCGCTGATGGTAGGTCCATGTTTTTCGAAGTGAATGAGCACCGTAGTTTCCTTTCAGATTAATGGCCTCGGTCCACTTCTTCATGTACTTTGTCACAGCATAGGTTGTGAGAGGATAATTCCGACCTTTCCTGCTTTTAAACAGGAAATGATCATCGTCATCCTTTACGGTCATCAAATAGGCATCGAGTGCAGATTTGATCTCCTTGTTCACCACAAAGACATTGTCCTTACCCGTCTTCTTTTCGCGCAAGGTAACGCGCTCACCGATCTTCACATCTTTGACATCGCCTATTTTCAAGGCAAGTAAGTCTTGGACGCGAAGACCTGAATTCACACCCATGACAAAAAGCAATTTGTCGCGGGGAGCATCAGAAAGTATCTTCTTGATGCTCTTCACGCTTTTCAGGTCGATGATCGGTTCTACCTTCATCTTTTACCTCCAATTCCCTTTTTTGTTTTGGGGAGTTGAAAATCGTGCATACAATTCAGCCACTCAAGGGAGCCATTCAAGAGACCCTGCGATAACCGCATAAATTTCTTTCAGAAATCCATTTTAAAATCCCCAATGTACGATTCTATCTATAAACGGACTTTCCTTATAAATGTTATTTCTGTATAACTTTAGACAAATAAACAGAATCTTGCGCGTAATATTCAAAAAATAGCCATGCCTTTCGACATGACTATGTTAAAACTCAAAGCCATTTAGACCTTCGTCAGAATGATCATCTCGTTCTCAACCGAGACAGAGAATTCATCTCCTTCGTTGATGACCAGACCTTGAAGGTCAAGGCTCTTCATATAGAGCTTCAATTCCAACTTGTTATTGACCTTCGGCCTTCTCGAGTTCTTCAGGTATAATCCCTTGACCTCGTAGAATGTCCTGTCATCGCTCATCAGCTTCAAGACGTATTGCTTCAAAGTCTGACGATGCGAGACACCCATCTTGGCCATGATCTCCGAGGCAGTCATGCCCGCGAAGATGCATTCGCGAAGAAGCGAAGGATTGTACTTCGATTCGATCTTCTTCTTTTCAGGACCTTCTTGAACATCCATAGCCGCGCTATCGTTCTTCTTGCTCATACAAGCTCCTTTTTAAGTTTGATTGATAATTTCTGTATTCCGGCAAAGATTCTTCAAAATTGCTGCAAAACTGCTTAGATTTGCTTGATCTTGCACTTAATTTACTTGATCTCCCTGGGGCCAAAACGTGAATTGGCCCCAGGATCAATTTCCTGGGGCTTTTGGTCACGGGGGATGGGCAACTATGGGTGAAGCTCCAAACGTCCCAGGGCGGGGAGTATATAGGGCCTTGTTTTGGGGCTGGGCGGTGGTGATTCCCTTGGCCAGGGATGGAGGGGCGAATTGATCACTTTCTGAAACGAAAAAAGGACCCCGCCCCAAGGCAAGGTCCCCATACACAATCGCGTAGTCTCGCCGCCGTCCCCGATGGTCTAAGCCACCAGGGAGAGCAGCGACTTCAGGATCGAATGATGCGTCGCCGAATCAAGCGTCCTTCACAACCCAACGTACGGTTTGCCCGTATTGAGCTGTAGCAAGAGATGTTTTTGTTCTTATTGAAATGCTTTGCCGATCAAGACTGTCAATATTTCACAGAAGTCAATGTCTTAAATAGTCTTGACGACACCAATCTCAATTTCAACTTTCAAATAATCTACAAATATCACATCTCTCGCCGTATCCCTTACGGACACGCAGCCATCCTCTTTAAAGACTAACGACTCCAACGTTTTTGCTTTAAAGCATTTAAAGAGGATTTCCCTTGGTCTTAAGCCCGGTTCTTTGAAACCGTCCCACACTTAATCGCTATACATATGACCAGAAGACACTTCACCTATCTATGTCTTCAGAATTGGACAAATCCAATAAATTTCAGTTTGCCATGAATTTCATTCATCATATGCGCCACCTTAGTCTCTCCATCATTTCAATGGATACGGTCCAGCTTCTCGATCTCAATCCCTTTCGCAACTGAATCGCTTCATATTGCTTAGATACGACTCAAGACTACTTGTTCGATGGAGCCGACAAGCAGTTTTGACCTTGAGCCATTTTTGTTTTTGATCGCAACAGAGCCTTAGGTTGAATCCGTTGTTTGCAGTATCAGCAACACTTGACCTGCGACTTAATGCAAGGCACCCATGACAATTTTACTACGCTAAATATTTGTTTTGATTATTTGAACATGCTGAAATCTTGAAAAGCTTATCTCGACTATTCATAGCAAGCCATTGACTCCTGTTATTTCTTGACAATCACACGGATCGTATTCACATTCAATAATATACGTATTAATTTCTGTCTAACGAAAGAGAAAGTTGCCAAATCGTTCTGAAACCAGTCCCTTATCGGAATAATATGCTAGAAAATATCGTTAACTTTTATGTGAAGCATCTAAAATAAAGAGCTATCACTTTTCATATCTTGAAATTAGGAGGCAGCCTAGAAGACGCCATCCTCGTCAAGCTTTTAATTCAAATTTTAATGAACCGGTAGCAGTTTGGTATATCAGTTTTTCTCAAGAAAAAAATTATTATTTTAAAAATAAATATTATATTTATCTATTATAAAATGATTAGAATAATTTTAAAAATATTATCTAATTCTAACACTTAAATAATA is from Solidesulfovibrio magneticus RS-1 and encodes:
- a CDS encoding radical SAM protein, with product MLITTFQTTNNYYAYSAWTNEIARISKELYNLFNNAEESEKRRKGIELGLLPIAPIPVDVFSDERIGEAVSELMEQGPETLILSVTDQCNFRCRYCQFSGAYPQSRVHSNKKMTSELAVQAIDWCANFLRTKRHVGFYGGEPLLRFSLLKEAIRHALSTFKGETSFGITTNGSLLDVEVMDFLEEFNVHLFVSLDGPAIVNDRYRLDSSGRPTFNVVWGNLQKLQNRHPAYYSKYVGFNVTAAPPDQLPLVVRFFEENPSFFKDKLFNISNIKQGSDEIFQRLEVKEPGSQINYQWAWEAFLSACIHNERPPDYTRKICEPPMARIHHREMGAQVSFTTDAGQCEPGLRCHVMTDGTLHMCEHIDPIFPLGRLPSGFDYDSIRTCLRMFREIINVHCQDCWAIQLCSKCIPHIVDGTSLSLTNLSSLCNVIKKRLKRDFAHYCESREKNLDCFEWIANKTYDVNI
- a CDS encoding ABC transporter ATP-binding protein; amino-acid sequence: MNKATTSDLNIARRFAAFLKSYTWQIIFALTCALCSSAAGIALPLLAGSLINKLQETTQVSSFFNLHNLELWSLVSVFAFQAVCSYCQVVYTSRISEGVVRDIRIAAFSGLLKKEMLFFDQIKVGDVSSRVSKDVNDVQELYTESFQDIFLSIIEIFGSISAMLYISWKMTLLTLCVAPLSAALVLYYRNRFRMLARSQARLMGDISSHAQEASTHIRIIRAFGAETVELKRMLSVCDKFYTSGISLAKVFASQTVASRVLVWVAIFFVMLYGFYLIALGDMNSGQLVAFLILAYKSTQPVLHVSYIVNNMQRSLAAASRVYSLLEDNLPSRSLNQPLSFVPFNPQGQISFDRVNFSYCGEDVLNDVVFSVDKGEFVALVGPSGAGKTTILKLLLGFYSPSSGRILLDDVDISRVDPAILRSAIAYVPQESMLFNRSIYENIAYGNNSASFAEIESAAKNAGALDFIRTLPQGFDTMVGELGARLSGGERQRIVLGRAFLRNPKILLLDEPTSNLDSNNEALLKDNIKELAKGRTTVMVAHRFSTIEHADRVIVINSGRVIESGSPQQLIQQRGLFYQMRMSSSKIEDLPMPAVSVAD
- a CDS encoding DUF7713 domain-containing protein, encoding MKPNKPKVATLDEVSITRDGEYAYIEFLDKTIGSVSLKIGQNITSMSDSDILALHNSLLNRMYEFRKQCEYIAAEVPPGKPQIRYESRSNQWVPEGDVLRCLIEDEGTEFETTIRIDDHELSLEEFGRLLLVYNGWGMRIVFVPDDEIDKTPKIEMKSAIKKSNSKKVAPLKQFLGKWRIVWMESWDQDYVDMEEPGFISFESKNNGEFHFGNVHASIDCQLSEFANEQRLEFSWVGHDEMDEVSGRGWVSLKNDGTLSGHIFIHGGENSSFSAKKFKSLKNNKIN
- a CDS encoding tyrosine-type recombinase/integrase — its product is MGVYDRDGRWMVFYHDETGKRRDKSFGRGEEAYAQAEAFNKAVSDAKKLCTALPLPPTDLISSPAPAPVKMIEEITLPEKTIQSGQGMTFRELAGKYLAHLKVSGRTENNTKKLAKMIDNQFNPIIGDRVVNSMTYIDDMVPFIQFFQETNGKQNRPRSQPTVNRYGDYVNAIFNFGVTTGLTTVNPMKGRKKSREKPRDVQLTVDDVKRIMDHAEPHVRWAMEVCFSLGTRPGESELLALKWDHIDFDKGIAKIYASKTRTYRVVPISPTLLGKMKEVKTESQSGYVIEWRGQPIGMIRKGFRRACERAGITYPVRMYDLRHLFATTMLSKGADLAAVSKLLGHSMISTTTSHYYHCLEGEKERAVSLLPELM
- a CDS encoding tyrosine-type recombinase/integrase — translated: MKVEPIIDLKSVKSIKKILSDAPRDKLLFVMGVNSGLRVQDLLALKIGDVKDVKIGERVTLREKKTGKDNVFVVNKEIKSALDAYLMTVKDDDDHFLFKSRKGRNYPLTTYAVTKYMKKWTEAINLKGNYGAHSLRKTWTYHQRKAFGVSWEVLAKRLNHSSPSITRRYLGVQEEEVEEILMNTI